A genomic segment from Neobacillus sp. YX16 encodes:
- a CDS encoding chromate transporter, with protein MKQSKLSLLLEILIVSAKLGLTSFGGPIAHLGYFHAEYVRRRKWLDEQAYANLVALCQFLPGPASSQVGIGIGVMRGGLLGGILAFVGFTTPSVVIVILFALILKGMDIGNAGWIHGLKIVAVAVVAHAIWGMAQKLTPDLSRKLIALLVLICTLLWQTAYTQVSVILIAAVAGFIIYKGQREEFPSTIQVPLSRRFAFICLGLFFGLLIVLPILRELTTSSWVAMFDSFYRSGSLVFGGGHVVLPLLEREFVPNGWLSKEAFLAGYGAAQAVPGPLFTFAAYIGAVMGGWAGGLLATIAIFLPAFLLVLGTLPFWNRLSRNPKIKGALMGVNAAVVGILISAFYDPIWTSSIMAPIDFAFAALLFSMLAYWKLPPWVIVVTGIIGGYLLNLIGQLL; from the coding sequence ATGAAACAAAGTAAACTTTCTTTACTTCTTGAAATTCTAATCGTTTCAGCAAAACTTGGATTAACTTCATTTGGCGGCCCTATAGCACATTTAGGATATTTTCACGCTGAGTATGTTCGCAGAAGAAAATGGCTGGATGAACAAGCATACGCCAATCTTGTAGCTCTGTGCCAGTTTTTACCTGGTCCGGCCAGCAGTCAGGTTGGAATCGGGATTGGCGTAATGCGCGGCGGTTTGTTAGGTGGAATCTTAGCATTTGTTGGTTTTACAACGCCTTCAGTTGTTATAGTGATCCTTTTTGCCCTAATTCTTAAGGGAATGGATATTGGAAATGCTGGATGGATTCACGGGTTAAAAATTGTAGCGGTTGCCGTTGTGGCTCATGCTATATGGGGGATGGCACAAAAGTTAACGCCTGATTTATCCCGTAAATTAATTGCTTTACTCGTTTTAATATGTACCTTGTTATGGCAAACAGCATATACACAGGTAAGTGTAATCCTAATCGCAGCTGTTGCTGGTTTTATTATCTATAAGGGGCAAAGGGAAGAGTTCCCCTCTACTATTCAGGTCCCACTTTCTCGAAGATTTGCATTCATTTGTTTAGGTTTATTTTTCGGATTATTGATTGTCCTTCCTATTTTAAGAGAGTTGACTACTTCTAGCTGGGTGGCGATGTTTGATAGCTTTTATCGGTCTGGCTCGCTGGTCTTTGGCGGCGGGCATGTGGTTTTACCGTTATTGGAACGTGAATTTGTTCCGAATGGATGGCTCAGTAAAGAAGCCTTCCTAGCTGGATATGGTGCTGCCCAGGCTGTACCTGGACCATTGTTTACTTTTGCTGCATATATAGGTGCCGTAATGGGTGGATGGGCAGGCGGATTGTTGGCAACCATTGCTATCTTTCTCCCTGCGTTTTTGCTAGTCTTAGGTACATTACCGTTTTGGAATAGATTAAGCCGTAATCCAAAAATAAAAGGAGCATTAATGGGCGTAAATGCAGCCGTTGTGGGTATATTAATCTCTGCTTTTTATGATCCGATATGGACTAGTTCAATAATGGCACCTATTGACTTTGCTTTTGCAGCCCTATTGTTCAGCATGCTTGCCTATTGGAAACTCCCACCTTGGGTGATTGTGGTTACTGGAATTATCGGAGGATACTTACTTAATTTAATCGGACAATTATTGTAG
- a CDS encoding HNH endonuclease signature motif containing protein: MNRKPSAIFNKNFCNLKCKQLYQLKHGHLINQHLVNQVGKICINCGKSFSVPKNREHSAKYCSKGCLGKENGRRGKELYKKRILISCEKCGTEFEKKPSTISKLNFCSTTCMGDYYSESKMFTGENSGTWNGGDIDYYGPNWLHQRRLARKRDQFTCQDCGSTEKDYGKELYVHHIIPFRKFNGDWENANVLNNLICLCE, encoded by the coding sequence ATGAATAGGAAGCCATCCGCAATTTTTAATAAAAATTTCTGTAATTTGAAATGTAAACAATTATATCAGTTAAAACACGGTCACTTAATAAACCAGCACCTAGTAAATCAAGTAGGAAAAATTTGCATTAATTGTGGAAAGAGCTTTAGTGTTCCTAAAAATAGAGAGCATTCAGCTAAATATTGTTCTAAGGGATGTCTTGGAAAAGAGAATGGTAGAAGAGGGAAAGAATTATATAAAAAGAGAATCTTGATTTCGTGTGAAAAATGTGGAACCGAATTTGAAAAGAAACCTTCTACCATAAGTAAATTAAATTTTTGTTCAACTACTTGTATGGGTGATTATTATAGTGAAAGTAAGATGTTTACAGGCGAGAATAGTGGAACTTGGAACGGTGGAGATATTGACTACTACGGACCTAACTGGCTACATCAAAGAAGATTAGCTAGAAAACGAGATCAATTTACTTGCCAAGATTGCGGAAGTACAGAGAAGGACTATGGGAAAGAACTCTATGTTCATCATATAATCCCTTTCCGCAAATTTAATGGTGACTGGGAAAACGCGAACGTACTAAATAACTTGATTTGCCTTTGTGAATAA